The Streptomyces pratensis genomic interval CACCCTCGCCCCCGACCTGTCCCTGCCCAAGATCCGCAAGAGCTTCGCCGTCACCAGCTCTGCGCCGGTCGCTGCCCGACCGGGTGACCCGTGGCATCAGGCGACAGCCGCCGCCGAACGCATCCCCCACCACCTCATACGCGGCGACGATCCGACCGCCCAGGGGCAGCTGGTCGCGCTCGGCACAACACTGGACATCCTGGCGATCACCGCGCCTGCCGCGGTGAGGGCTGAACTCGGCAAGGCTGCCCTCGCTTTCGAGCGCGCCACCCGCTCCCGCATCGCCGCCGACCTGAACAGCACCCGCGTCCTGCGTCGCAGCGTCCAAGCGATCTTGCGCGAGAGGCCCGCAAGCCGCGACGGGGCCACGTTCACCATGCTTGTGGACACCGTGCTCACGGCGGTGGTGTTCGCGATGCACTGGCATCGCACGCGCCAGCACGCCCAGCAAGAGGCAGGAGCCGAGCAGGCCCTCGTCCACCTGCAGATCGCGTACGGACAGATCGCCGAGCCGGTCCTGGCGAGCCTCGCACAACGCGCCCCCAGCCCCCAGATGCGGCAGCGCTTCGCCCGCCACGTCCAGCAGGCGGCCCCCGATCACGCCGAGCGCATCCTGAACGACCCCGCCTGGGACGCGCTCACCACCGTGCTTGCCGAAGCGGAAGCCGTCGGGCACAATGCGGCCACCGTTCTTGACCAGGCACTCGGCCAACGCCCGTTGGATGACGCCCACAGCCCCGCCCGTGCCCTGACCTGGCGTGTCCGCCGCCTCGGCGAGCGTCACGCCCCAAGCCCCCGGGCCCAGGCAGCCAACGCCCGTAGCGCGGCACAAGCGCACGGCGCTCCAGTCATTCCAGCGGCCGTCGCTCCACCTCTACCGCGGTCACCGTCGCACCGGCGCTGACCAAAGAGCGAGCGGGACATGGCCGACGGTCCCCGGTTTCCGATGCCGGGATCACCCGGAGTATTTGCGCCGCACCCCCTAGCTCCGGACGAAACCCATGTATGGCTCAGATCCAAGTCGGCTGGGTGTTTCGTGGTCGAGGAGGCATCGTGGTCAAGCTGCGGGCTGCAGGACGGCATGGTCGGCGGCGAGCGCCCGGAGGCGGGCAGCCATGGCGTCCGGCCCGAGCGCGGCGAGGGCCCACAGGGCACTGATGCGGCGGCCGGAGGCCCAGATATTACAGGTCGGGGGCCGGAACGGTGTCACGTCGATGCCCTGGACAGCGAAGGGGGTCTGGTCGAGATATCCCATGCCGCCGGTCCCGCACAGATACGAGCGGGCTCCGGTTGCGGTTGCGAGGTCCGCGAGCCGCTGGGACCGGCCCGGCCGGGAGGGCAGTCGGCTGCTGGTGAGGATCTTGCCCTTCCAGCCGAGCAGGTCCAGCAGTACGCGGGTGGACGTCTCGGCGGCGGCAGCGGTCCGGCCGGTGGTGAAGGCATCCAGCACCGGGTCCAGAGCCTGGGCGAGGGCGGGCCAGTGCGGGATGGCGCCATAGTGCTGCCGGAGCATCCCCGCGGTCCGGCGGCGGGTCCGCTCCGGCTCGGCGATCACCGCGTCCCTGATGAGGGTCGAACGTCCCTGGGGCAGGTGAGTGGGGAGCGTGAGCCACTGGTGGCGGGCCGGGTCGCCGAGGTCGGCGAGGCGGGCTCGATGCTGGTAGTCGCGGCGGGTGAACTGCACGTCGTCCAGGACGATCCAGTAGTCCGCCGCGAACAGCTTGGCCAGCGTGGTCAGCCGAGGCAGGAAATTCGGCTGGTGAACGGCACACAGCCCGCCCGGCTGGGGCAGGTCACGAGGTGATGAGGCGACTGGTGAAGCCGTCGTGGATGAGAAATTCGTACGCGGCATGCACGTCCTCCGGGACCTCCTGCTCGATGGCGAAACCGAGCTTCGGATACTCGATCACCCGCTGGAGGTCACCGACGAGCATGTCCAGGACGAGCTTCTCGTCGCCGATGGACTTCACGTAATCGTCGAACTCCAGCGGCTCCGACGCGCAGAGGATCTCGACGTCGGGCCACAGCTTGCGGGCGGTCGCGAACGACCGCCGTTCCATGTAGGGCTTGGAGACCAGCAGCACCGTCGTCGGGGTGATGCCGGCGGCGGCGAGGACCTCCCGGGAGAAGGTGATGTTCTGTCCCGTGTTGCCGGCGTTCGGTTCCAGCAGGATCGCCTCGGCGGGGACGCCGAGGTCGATAGCGTGCTCGCGGAAGTGGACGGCCTCGCCGCGCGGGAAGACCTGGGCGGTGGTCGGGCTGTTGCCGCCGGTGAACACCAGGGTCGGAAAGAGCCCGGCCTGATACAGCTCGGCGGAGTGGGCAGCGACACCGAGGTCGTGGCTGCCCAACCCGATCGCCACATTGACGGGCCGCAGCTCGTACTGCATCTGGTGGTAATCCCAGATCAGCTTGGCCTGGCGCCACTGGTCCTCGGTGATGCTCTGCTGGTTGTCGCTCACGCGCTTCTCCCTGGTCACCGTTGCCGGGGGCCGGTCGGCCCCTCGCTCATGGCCTTGATGCCCTCGATACTGCGCAGTTGGTGCACGAGTCCGTACTGCGCGGCCACCTTGGCGGCCTGGTCGAGGACGAGGTGTCCATCATCCCGGGTCGCCGTGTCGGAGAGCAGGATGTGGCCATGAGCGGTGTCCAGTCGCACGCGTTGCATCGGTGATTCGGTGGTCCCGCAGTGGCGGGCGATGTCGATGAAATGTAGGGCCTGGGTGAGGTCGCCGGCGCCGCGGGCGGCGAGGGCAAGCTTTTGGTGGGCCACCGACCAGTCGTCGGGTTCCTGGAGGTCTTCGAAGTCGCGGGTCGCGGCCTGCATGACGCGGCTCGCATATTCGTGGTTGCCGTCCTTGCTCAGCGCGGTACCCACCCACAGCCTCGCGCGGGCCCGGTCACGCCGCGATAGCCGGTCGTCGACGGCGAGGGTTTCGTAGTTGCGGGCGGCGCTCTCCAGCTCCCCGGACATCTCGATGACCACCGCGAGAGACAGGTCGAGCTGGGCGACCCGGCGGGGGATGTCGAGCTGGGTGAAGACGGATCGGGCGCCTGCGTAGGAGTGCTGGGCCGACAGTGGGCCCAGGACAACGCCCTGGTCGCGCTTGAAGTCGCCGAGCAGGGCGGTCGAACGGGCGAACAGATACAGGCCCTTCTCGTCCAGCTCGGGCGCCTTGAACCGGCCCAGCCACCGTGCAAGGAGGCTGTCGGCGAAGGTGAAGTTCTGCCGGGACAGGGCGACCACGACCCGGTCGAGGTCGTCGGCCCACGACTCGTACTCCCAGGCCCGGGGCCCGGAGGGGGCAATACGTCGCCGAGCGGAGGCCAAGGGGCTGGTCATCTCGGACAGGAGCGTCTCGAAGCGCAGGTGGACGGCGGCGTCCGCGCGGCCGAGCGCGGTGTCGAGGATGGCCTGGGTGTCGGGTCTGGGCTCGGTGCCGGCGAGTTTGGACTCCCACTTGGAGACCGTCGCGACGGCCAGGCCGAGCTGCTGGGCGAAGGCACGCACGCTCAGTCGCAGGGCGAGACGCAGGGCCTTGGCCTCCAGGCCGGTCCACTGGTGCACGGTCGCCACACGTCGCTCCCTTCCGCCAGCCATCGAAGCACGCTCCGTGCAGTCGGCGGGACGGAAGTGGAACGGAAGTAGAACGGGCGGCGATTGGCCCGGGGTTGGCGGGCAGCCACGCTGAAGGGGTCATCAGTTGTCGAGCCTTCTGGACGGTCCTCAGCATGGAACCCCTCACGGAGCATCGCCAGGTCAACGGTCCGGTCGTCTACGGCCTCCTGCGGCTGGTGAAGGTGCCCGCGGCCCGGCATGCGGCGTTGGCCGCGTCGATCGCCGAGTACTGCCGCAGCCACGAGCTGCGACTTTCCGGCGTCTTCACCGACCGCGACGTGAGTTCTGGGCCCGACTCGGCGGCGTTCACCGGGCTGCTGGACGCGCTGGCCCTGCCGGACGTCTATGGCGTGATCGCCCCGGCCATGTCGCACCTGGGGCCGAAGGCCATAGCCGCCCAGCGCAGACACCGGATCGAGACGGCCGGCTCCCGATTGCTGCTGGTCCGCCGCCCCCGCACCGCACACCTGCCGGTCTCCCACCACGGTCCCGTTCGCCGACGCAGCGCAGGGAATGCCCGCGTTCTGGACGCCGAGTCATGAGGACGGCAATGACCGAGACGACCCGGCGGTTCTTCACGGCCCGGCCCGAATCGATCGGCCAGGCCAGAAAGTTCGTTACGGATGCCCTGGCCGGATGGGGCCTGCACGACCGCGCCGAGGACATCCGGCTCTGCGTCTCCGAGCTCGCCACGAACGCCCTGGTCCACGGCACCGTCGCCGACCACGGCTTCCTGGTCAAGCTGGATGCCGACGAGGGAGAAGTACGGCTGGAAGTGCACGACAGCCGCCGCCGGCTCCCCGTGGTCCGCCAGGCCGCCGACACGGACCTGTCCGGACGCGGCCTGACGCTGGTGAGCGTGCTCGCCGACGACTGGGGCGTTCTGGACCGCACCCCGGTCGGGAAAGTCGTCTGGTCCTGTTTCAAAGCTGAGGGAGAGACGACGTCATGACCGTCATCCTCACCCCATCCGGTCCGGAACTGCGGCTGTTGGTCTCGCTCGCTTCCTGGACCTGGCCGGGCACCAGTCCGGACGGCCGCGAGGTCGCGCACATCCTGATCACCCACAACCCGGCCTTCACAGGCCCTGACGCTGCCGAGGCGGTCGAGGCGGTCGAGGCCCGGATGCGTCGGCTCTCCGACAGCCTCGGCGGCCTGGCCAACTCCCGAGAGCCCGTTCGCGAGCTCGCCCGATGCCTGCAGGTTGTCGGCGGGCAAGTGCTGATGAGCTTTCCCGGCACCGCCCGCAAGCTGCGGCTGCCCACCCGCCGGTCCTGGGCCGAACTGGTCGCCCGCAACAGCGAGGCCGTCCTCCTGCTCGGACTGGACCCACTGCCGCAGACCGCTGACGCCGCCCGAATCGACACCTACTTGGATGACGCGCTCGCCGCGGACCGGCTGTTGTTCGGACGCGCCCGCATCCGCTGACCACCTGGACTCCCCGCACGGCCCCCGGACGAGGCAGATGAGAGGGAACTGCCATGGGTACCTTCGAACGCTCCCGCATGGTCCGATGCAGATCCAACCGCATGGCGTCGATCGCCAAGGCCGTCCTCACGCTGGAGCGGCAGCGCTGAGGAAGCTCAGTGGCCGCTTTCCAGGTGGAGCTTGAGAAGATCGATGCCGTACTCGTTGCCGTTGGGGGTGCGGATGATGGTGTGGATGTGCTGCTGGGTCGGGGCTCCGCCGCCCATGCCTCCGCCACTGGACTTGTTGCCGTAGGCGAGGGGCGCCTGCGCGTCGTACTCGATGAGAACGACGGGACTGTGGACGCGGCCCGTCGCTCCAACCGATCTGCGAGCGCTGGAGGGGATCACTGTTCGGGTCGACGTCCTTTTGCTTGCCGAGAGTGATCTGAATCATCGCGCCTCCCTGCGGGGTTGCCTCGTGGCCGTAATGACTGAGGCAGCCCGGTCAGGGCTACCACTAGCAGCCCTTGGCGCTCAGCGCGTTGAGGACCGTCTGGGGCCCGGCGGTGCCAATGTCCGCAACCGTACGCGTGCCGAGCGCGATGAGGAGATCGGTCAGGGGCTCGTAGGGGACGTCGGTGGTGAAGTACGCGTTCCACTCCGCCATCGCGGAGTCGGCCGGGGCGACCGGCCGACCGAGAACTCACATTTCCAACCGTCTGGTGCCCCGCCTCGTCCCACGCTGCCCGTGGGAGGGCCCAGACCAGGGAGATCTCTGACCCTGGCGTGACTTCGGGTGCCGCCAGCCAACCATGGCAGGCGGACTTTTCGAATACGGTGGTGACCTTGCTACTGAGGTTGGGGGCTATATGGATCCGCTCGTCATGGCAGCGGGCACCGCACTCGTGGGCGCGATGGCAACGGACACTTGGCAGCAGGCGCGTTCGTCTGCTGTGGCTCTGTGGCGCCGTGTGCATCCACAACGTGTTCAGGCGATTGAAGAAGAGCTTGCCGATGTGCGTGTTGAGGTGCTGGCCGCCCGGGAAGCCGGTGACTCGGAGGCCGAAGCAGGGCTTGCCGCCGATTGGCAGCGCCGACTGCTCAGGCTGCTGCGCGATGATCCCTCTCTGGCAGACGAACTACGTCGACTCCTGGACGAGGAGTTGACCCCACTGCTGCCGAGCGCTGAGGCGACCCGCATCGGTTCCGTTGAGATGAAGGCCCGTGCATCTGGAAGGGCCCGCATCTACCAAGCTGTTGGCAACCAGACCATCAACGAGTCGTGAGTGACAGTGATCGCCGACCAGTGATTCGGCAAGATGCCGCAGCACGAGACGATGCTCGGATCTACCAGGCAGGCGGCGACATCTTCATCAACGAAGCCCGTGCCCCGCAGCGGCGCCTGCTTCCTGAACAGCCTCCTGGACGGTGCATCAGCGAGATCGCCGATCCCTACGCCTGGGAAGTACACCAGGCCATCACCGTTGAATCGGACGGATCTACAGAACACCTTCCGACCTTGCCGGTGTACGTCGAGCGCGAGCATGACCGACGGCTTCGCGACGCTGTCCAGCAGGTAGTCCATGGGGCCAGCAAGATAGTGATGCTGGTAGGCGGATCTTCTACAGGGAAGACCCGCGCCTGCTGGGAAGCCATCCAGTTGCTCCCATGTTCCTGGCGCCTATGGCATCCGATCGAGCCCAGCCGACCTGAAGCTGCCCTTTCCTGCCTGGAAGCGGTTGAGCCTAACACCGTCCTATGGCTGAACGAGACCCAGCATTATCTACTCACACCGAACAGCCCAATGGGCGAAAATCTCGCTGCCGGATTGCGTGCGCTCCTGCGCGACCCAGAACGTGGCCCGGTGCTCGTCCTGGGCACACTTTGGCACGAATACTGGGCGACGCTCACGGCTCCTCCCACATCCGGATCCGGCACCAATGACTCTCATTCGCAAGCTAGGGCGCTGCTGACGGGATGCGATCTGCCTGTACCCGACAAATTCAGTGAGAGTGAGTCAGCGAACCTCAATGCAGCTGCTGCAGTGGATCCGAGGCTTGCTCATGCGGTTAAACACGCGGAGCAGGGGCACATCACTCAGTACCTGACTGGTGGGCCGGCGCTTATTGAGCGATATCTAAATGCCCCCCCGGCCGCCAGGGCGGTGATAGAGGTGGCCATGGATGCCCAACGGCTGGGCCTTGGGCCGACCGTGCCGTTGTCGCTGCTGGAGTTCGCCGCTCCCTCGTATCTGACAAACCTACAGTGGGGGCAAGTGACTGACTCCTGGGCATCGCAAGCCCTAGAGTACGCAACCCTTCCGCTGCACGGTGCACGCGGACCCCTGACACGGATCCACGCTCGCCCAGGGGAGACCGAGCCGTCGGAGCCACACTATCAACTGGCTGACTATCTGGATCAGCGCGGACGGTCCGAGCGCATTTATGCAGTGCCTCCCAAGGCGTTCTGGGACGCCGCCGCCGATAACGTTCGTGACCCAGCGGCCCTTATGGCGCTAGCTCAGGCGGCTAATGATCGTTGGCGATACCGTCATGCTGTCCAACTTGTCCGCGCGGCGACCCAAGCCGGGGACTCAAGAGCTTTTGTAGAACTCGCTGCGATCCAAGCCCGCTTCGACGGCTATGACCCGGAGTCGAGCATCTATCGGCAAGCCGTTGAGACCGCGGACGCTCGGGGTCTTGCCACGCTGGCCTCATGGCACGAGCGCCATGGCCGCCGAAAAGAAGCAGAACAACTGTACGAGCGAGCCGCGGACGAGGGGGAGATGTCCGCCTTTGTGCTGCTGGCCCAGCTTAAGGAGGGCGCTGGCGATCGCAAAGCCGCCGAGCGTCTCTATCGTCGCGCAGCCGAAGCGGGTGACTATTGGGCGCAGATCCAACTGGCCAAACGCATATCTGGCCGCGACAAGGAAGGCGCCGAACGTCTCCTCCTCAAAGTGAACTCCACCACAACTGACCCTCGGCTGTGGTACCCATATCTGCGCTACCTCTTTGACCATGATACGCCTCCTCACCTGCAAGCCACGGCGCGTACAATTCTTACGGAAGGCGCCGATGCTGGCGATGTTGACGCTCTCCTAACGCTAGCTGAAATATCAAAGAGGCCAGACAGATCGCAAGAAGCTGCTGTTTTTTACCGTCGCGCTATTGATGCTGGAAGCCACGAGGCTGCTCTCCGCTTGGCGGAGATCACGCCAGATGAGGAAGCGCAGCGTGAATTGTATCGTCAGGCCGCAGAAGCAGGAAACGCTGGAGCTCTATTCACGCTCGCATGCATGAGCGATGCTGCAGGAGACCTGGAGCGAGCGATCCAGCTGATGCGACGAGCCGCGGAACGCGGAGAGTCTGACGCCTATTGGGGACTGTCAGACCTTCTCGAAAGGAACGGGCAGGCGGAAGAGGCAGAATTTGTCGCCGTATCCGACCCCGATGGGCAGGGCCTAAGTGAGTTGCTGTACTGCCGAGACGAGAATGGAGATTCAACTGGTGTCGATCGACTCATGCGCATAGGAATTGATGCTGGATATCGTGGCGACTTTGGCATCGGTATGTTCGCTGAACTCCACCGCCCCGACGACGTCGGTTGGCAACAGGCTCGTCGCTACGGACTTGAAGCCGACGGCCGTCCGAGCGACCCATGGAATGTGGGTCCACTCGGCCACTACTGAGCTTGAACTCGTGATGTCGCTCTGTTTCCTCAGGAAGGTGTGATCGTCAGGCCAGTCTCGGTGAGGCATCCGTCTATGAGGGGGCTGCGGTACTGGATGTGCCGTAGGCCGCGTCGGACGGTCCGGACGAGGTGTTCGGGGTTGCTGAAGGCAACGTAGGAGAGCCAGCCGCGTCGCAGGAGCGACCAGATCCCCTCGACAGGGTTGAGATCAGGTGCGTAGGGCAGCAGGTAGAAGATGGTCAGCCAGTCCCGGGCCTCGGCGAACTCCCGCAGCCCGGCAGCCTTGTGAACGTTCAGGTTGTCCCAGATGAGGACGATCGGGCCGCCGGTGTTCGGCGATCAGCAGGTCACGGTAGTCATGCCAGGAGAAGCTCTTGCGGCCGTCGCGTCGGCCGTCGTCCCTGCCAGGCCGGTAGATCAGCCGGGAGCGGTGGCCGGGTTTGTAGCAGGTCAGCGCGGCGGTGGAGACGCGTCGCCGGGAGCGGCCGCGCCCCGCATCACCGGGGTCCGGCCACGCTGGGGCCAGGTCCTGGCCTGCGGAGGCGTCATGGAGAATCCGGCTTCGTCCTCGAAGACCAGCCAGGCCCCACGGGCCGCCGCGAGCCGTCCACGCACGGCCACACCTCCTTGACCCACCCGGCCACCGCCTCGTCGTCCCGCTCCATCGCGCGTCGGGCCGGGACCTGACAGGACCCGCCGTTGCGCATCAGGAGCTTGCGCAGGCCCTGAACGGTGTAGGTCATATGGAAGCGCCGGCCGATCACCGTCTTGACCCTGGCCAGCGTCCACCGCTGGTCCTGCCACCCGTGCGCGGCCGACCCCTTGGCCAGCTCCGCCTCCAACTGCGCGAACTGCTTCTCATTCAGCCGTGGCAGCGACGCGGGCCCACGCGAGCGCAGGGCCCGCGGACCGCCCTCATCCCAGGTCCGCCGCCATCGCTGCACCGAACGGACGCTGACGCGCAGATCTTTGGCGATCGCTGAGCTCGGTTCGCCCCTTGCGAACCGCTCGGCCGCCTGGCCCCGTAACTCCTCGCGGAACTGCTGCCGTTCGGCGGTCAGCCCGCCACTCTGTGGATACCTCACGACCCGGTGATGCCGCAGGAAACCACAGCCCGTCAGCCCCTACGACATCACGAGTTCAAGTTCAGTAACCAACGGTGCTCTGGTCGACAACCCGCTCCGATCACCTTTCATGAGATGGCACCCCTGCAATGCCGACCTGTTGTTCACTGGGATCGAACAAAGTGCATTGCCGTAGAACCACATTGGGGGGGGCCAATGAAGCCACGAAGCGCAGCCGCAACCGGCAGAGACTTCCCGTACGCCTCAAGTACGACGTGCTATATCGAGGTCCACAGGGACGGCACCGTGACGCACGGGGACCAGCGTGCCGCCTACGAGCGCGCGGTCGCCGGAGAGTCCCGGCTGTTCGCCGTCTGGCCCGGCCAGTGGTCGAGCGACCTCTTCGAGATCGACGACCTGGACGAGTTTGCCAAGGCACTCGGGATCAAACATGACGAAGAGCGAACGGGCCTGAAGGACCACATCCACAAGGTCGAATGGATCAAGGATCCGTACGGCGACGACAACCCTCGCAGCCAGTACCTCGACATCGACGTCACCCTCACCTGCGGCTGCTCCATCAACGACCGCCGTACCTTCGCCGCGCAGATGAAGGAGCAGAAGGGCTGGGTCATCGCGACGAGCGGCGGCTGGTCGAAGAGCGGCAGGCCGGGCGGGCCGACGACCTACTCCCTGCGCGCACGCCGCAAGAGCCTCACCTGATACGCAAACTTGCTGCAGCAACCGCACCACTCCGCGCCCAGTGTGCAGGCAGTCGGCCCTCGCTGGGAGAAATCTGGGAGATGATCTTCCAACGGATACCCTCTGAAGCCATGCGAGCCCGCCCCGCACCAAGTCTCTGACCAGCGCCGATACCCATCGCCGCCGATCACGAGCCCACCCGAACCTCATTCGGGACGAAGAGGTCGTGGGTTCAAATCCCGCCACCCCGACAGCTGAAACACCAGGTCAGAGGGCCGGTACTGAATCCAGTACCGGCCCTCTGACGTTGTGCTTGCTTGTCTGCGCGAGTGCCGCTTCGGCGGACGGCCCGTGGCGCCGATGCCTTCCGTGGGACGCCCCTCGGTCCGGATCCACCGGCGGATCCCTGTCCGCTGGACAACCGCTTCACGGCCCACCTCCGAGATCGTGGCCGACGCCACGCGTCAACGGGCGCAGTCCCGCGCGCTGCCCGACCCGCCGGAGCCCGGGGGCTCGTGATCGCGCGCCCGAGGCAGTCCGGCCGGAGGCACCTGCACCGCCCATTCGAGCGGGTGCGGCCTCAAGGGCGCCTGGCTGACCTCTGGGCAGCCGTGCCGACCCTCCTCTTCGACGAGCACCCGGACCTCTCGGCGGATCCGGCATTCGCGGAACTCATGCTGCTCCTGCGACAGGTCCCGGCTCATGTCCGGGAGTGACGGGCGCCGGTGCGGCTCGCCCGCAGCGGACCCGAGTGTGCAGACGGCGTCGGAACCCGGTCGCGGCGGCGGGTCGCGCGGCCCTCAGGACGGAAAGGCCTGTTCAACGACACGTGGGCCCGGTCCGGTTCCTCTCGCGCGAGAGG includes:
- a CDS encoding mobilization protein, with the protein product MIPKIILSSGPKATRRTIGYLFGKGRANEHVDPHLVASWNGFAPDPGRSPHRDPKDAMAQLVAQLDQPVRMLGDKAPRDTVWHCPVRAAPEDPILTDAQWADIARRIVAAAGIAPAGDDEACRWVAVRHADDHIHIAATLVRQDGRRPERGYDQRAVQREARKIEVDYGLRRLQQGDGTGAKRHSSKEHFKAKRLGQDATSRDLLRLRVRRAVAAASDEAEFFALLEATGVTVRLKLGPSGDALGCNFALPEDTNDKAEPVFYAGSTLAPDLSLPKIRKSFAVTSSAPVAARPGDPWHQATAAAERIPHHLIRGDDPTAQGQLVALGTTLDILAITAPAAVRAELGKAALAFERATRSRIAADLNSTRVLRRSVQAILRERPASRDGATFTMLVDTVLTAVVFAMHWHRTRQHAQQEAGAEQALVHLQIAYGQIAEPVLASLAQRAPSPQMRQRFARHVQQAAPDHAERILNDPAWDALTTVLAEAEAVGHNAATVLDQALGQRPLDDAHSPARALTWRVRRLGERHAPSPRAQAANARSAAQAHGAPVIPAAVAPPLPRSPSHRR
- a CDS encoding WbqC family protein; the encoded protein is MPRTNFSSTTASPVASSPRDLPQPGGLCAVHQPNFLPRLTTLAKLFAADYWIVLDDVQFTRRDYQHRARLADLGDPARHQWLTLPTHLPQGRSTLIRDAVIAEPERTRRRTAGMLRQHYGAIPHWPALAQALDPVLDAFTTGRTAAAAETSTRVLLDLLGWKGKILTSSRLPSRPGRSQRLADLATATGARSYLCGTGGMGYLDQTPFAVQGIDVTPFRPPTCNIWASGRRISALWALAALGPDAMAARLRALAADHAVLQPAA
- a CDS encoding YdcF family protein, with translation MSDNQQSITEDQWRQAKLIWDYHQMQYELRPVNVAIGLGSHDLGVAAHSAELYQAGLFPTLVFTGGNSPTTAQVFPRGEAVHFREHAIDLGVPAEAILLEPNAGNTGQNITFSREVLAAAGITPTTVLLVSKPYMERRSFATARKLWPDVEILCASEPLEFDDYVKSIGDEKLVLDMLVGDLQRVIEYPKLGFAIEQEVPEDVHAAYEFLIHDGFTSRLITS
- a CDS encoding helix-turn-helix domain-containing protein; amino-acid sequence: MATVHQWTGLEAKALRLALRLSVRAFAQQLGLAVATVSKWESKLAGTEPRPDTQAILDTALGRADAAVHLRFETLLSEMTSPLASARRRIAPSGPRAWEYESWADDLDRVVVALSRQNFTFADSLLARWLGRFKAPELDEKGLYLFARSTALLGDFKRDQGVVLGPLSAQHSYAGARSVFTQLDIPRRVAQLDLSLAVVIEMSGELESAARNYETLAVDDRLSRRDRARARLWVGTALSKDGNHEYASRVMQAATRDFEDLQEPDDWSVAHQKLALAARGAGDLTQALHFIDIARHCGTTESPMQRVRLDTAHGHILLSDTATRDDGHLVLDQAAKVAAQYGLVHQLRSIEGIKAMSEGPTGPRQR
- a CDS encoding ATP-binding protein translates to MTETTRRFFTARPESIGQARKFVTDALAGWGLHDRAEDIRLCVSELATNALVHGTVADHGFLVKLDADEGEVRLEVHDSRRRLPVVRQAADTDLSGRGLTLVSVLADDWGVLDRTPVGKVVWSCFKAEGETTS
- a CDS encoding DUF3500 domain-containing protein, translating into MIPSSARRSVGATGRVHSPVVLIEYDAQAPLAYGNKSSGGGMGGGAPTQQHIHTIIRTPNGNEYGIDLLKLHLESGH
- a CDS encoding sel1 repeat family protein gives rise to the protein MSDSDRRPVIRQDAAARDDARIYQAGGDIFINEARAPQRRLLPEQPPGRCISEIADPYAWEVHQAITVESDGSTEHLPTLPVYVEREHDRRLRDAVQQVVHGASKIVMLVGGSSTGKTRACWEAIQLLPCSWRLWHPIEPSRPEAALSCLEAVEPNTVLWLNETQHYLLTPNSPMGENLAAGLRALLRDPERGPVLVLGTLWHEYWATLTAPPTSGSGTNDSHSQARALLTGCDLPVPDKFSESESANLNAAAAVDPRLAHAVKHAEQGHITQYLTGGPALIERYLNAPPAARAVIEVAMDAQRLGLGPTVPLSLLEFAAPSYLTNLQWGQVTDSWASQALEYATLPLHGARGPLTRIHARPGETEPSEPHYQLADYLDQRGRSERIYAVPPKAFWDAAADNVRDPAALMALAQAANDRWRYRHAVQLVRAATQAGDSRAFVELAAIQARFDGYDPESSIYRQAVETADARGLATLASWHERHGRRKEAEQLYERAADEGEMSAFVLLAQLKEGAGDRKAAERLYRRAAEAGDYWAQIQLAKRISGRDKEGAERLLLKVNSTTTDPRLWYPYLRYLFDHDTPPHLQATARTILTEGADAGDVDALLTLAEISKRPDRSQEAAVFYRRAIDAGSHEAALRLAEITPDEEAQRELYRQAAEAGNAGALFTLACMSDAAGDLERAIQLMRRAAERGESDAYWGLSDLLERNGQAEEAEFVAVSDPDGQGLSELLYCRDENGDSTGVDRLMRIGIDAGYRGDFGIGMFAELHRPDDVGWQQARRYGLEADGRPSDPWNVGPLGHY